The segment CTGTGACGCCACCTGCTGGTGGCCTGTGACCGTGACACGGCCGAATAGCATAGCCTCCTCGGCGTTCTATCGGTGTCGGCGTGACCGAGCGATTTACCCGGGCTGGACGGCCCTAGGAGTCAGGGGTTTCGGACCCACTCGCCGGCCTCACCCCAGCATCGTCGGCAGGTCTTTCAGCCGGCGTCGGGCAGGAATCCCGACGGCTGGCACACCCCTGGCCTGCCGGCGGCGACGATGTTGTCCGGCAAGCCTTGGGAGCATCTGCCGACAGGGGGCTCACTCTGTGAGTTGCCCGCAGGCGGCGGCTGGTCACGGGCGCCTGGGTTCTAGTTCGAGGGCAACTTCGAGGCGAACGAGAAGAACAAGATCGACCGTTTCGGCGCCGAAGCGGCCCGGCCGCGCCGGGTGACCTACCGCAAGCTCACCCGTGACTGAGGCAGTCTCCAGCAGACGTCAACGAGAGCCACTCGCCAGAAGGTATACCCGCGGACCTTCCGACCCGCCGCGGGGAGTCGCAGACCAGGAGCATCGAGGCCCGGCCCCAAGAAGGAGCCGGGCCTCTCGACTTCTACGCGCTACCGGATGTCATCGCTTGGTCAGCGGGGATGACGTATCGTCCGAGTCTTCGTCGACCAGGTAGTACTGGAACGGCTCGAACTCGTACATGACTCCGGCCGTGGCTTTCACGTGCACGTTCGTGCCTTTCTTCAGCTTCTCCATCGGGGTGTCGTGGCCGAACCACTTGAGCTGGAACACCGGGCCTGTGTGCTTCTTGTCGGACGCGTTGCCCGCCCGCACGTCGATGGTCGATTCGCCGTGGGCCTCGCGGGGGTTGATGTAGATGTCTGAAACGAACCCGTCGAACTCGACGGTCTTCATCAGGAACTTTTCAACGGCTGCCTCGACGGTTTTCCCGTGCGGCGGTCCTGCCAGCAGAGCTGCGAAGTCGGGGCTGTTCTCGACCGTGATGGTCGTCGGTGCTGGCGCCGGCGTCTTCTCCGTCTTCGTGGCTGTCGGTTCGGCCTTGGTTGTCCCGGTTCCCGCAGCCACCGGTTCAGCCGTGACCGACCCAGATTCCGTAGCCGTAGGGTCGGCGTTCGGTGCCTCGCAGCCGACGAGCAGTGCGAGCACGGTTACCACCAGCGCGGCCCTCTTCTTCATGCGACCGGAGTATGCCAGGCGTTGGGTATCCGCCCTCCCACGACGGGTGCCGGCTTGTGCCGTGGCCAGAGATGCACCCTGAATCACCCGGCGTTGACCCCGCCGTACGCCATTTCACCGACCAGGCCCGGCCCCTGCTGCACGCCTACGCGAGCACCTGACGTCACGAGCACAGGTTGCGATGACAGCCCAGCCCAACGAAGTCGACACTGAGGAGTCGGCGGGAGCAGAGACGCTGGCGCTGCCGTCAGCCCTCGCCGGACATCGCATGTTCGCGCGCGATCACGGTGAGGGCGGTGACCACCGCGGCGACGGCGGGATGGCTCGCCGCGCCCCGACGGAAGGCGATCCTGGTGCGACGACGGCTGTCGAGGGCAGTCAGATGCACACCTGTCGGCGCGCTGGCGGCAGCGAGCTCGGGCACCAAGGCGACACCCTGGCCCGCCGCGACCAACGCGAGGATGGCGGCGAAATCATCGGCATGGTGACGGCCTCGCGGCGCGAACCCCGCCGCGCGGCAGACCCGGATCATGACCTCGTGGCAGAGGGTTCCTGGCGTGGCCAGAATCCAGTCCGTGGTGGCGGTCGCCGCCACATCGCCGGTTGCGGTGGTCGAGGGCTCGGCGAGAAAGACCTTCTCCTGCAGCGCCGGAACCCAGTCCAATGCCGGGTCCACCTCGGCCGGCACGACGTCGTAGTCGTGTAGCAGTCCGACATCGAGGCTGCGGTCATGCAAGGCCGCCGGCACGGCAGCAGGGTCGAGCTCGATGAGCGTCAACTCCAGCGCGGGATGCTGCCGACCCAGCATGACCAGCGCCCGCGGAAGCAGCGCCCGCATCGCGCTCGGGAACGCACCGATGCGGACTGGACCGGCAGGGCCGGTGCGCACGGCGGCGACCGCTGCGGTCGCCTCCTCCAACGCCCCGAGGACTGTCTCGGCGTGCCGAACGAGAACCCGCCCGGCGGGCGTGAGCGCAACGCTCCTGCCGGTGCGTTCCAGCAGCGCCACACCGGCTTCGCGTTCCAGGACGGCAAGCTGTTGTGAGACGGCTGATGGCGTATACGCCCGGGCCTCGGCTACCGCGGCGATGGTGCCAAGACGGTTCAGATCATGCAGAAGCCGTAGCCGGCGGACGTCGAGCATCAGTGCAGGCTCTCATTCGAGGTTGAATCGACGCAGACGCGGGATTGCGGGATCCGCGTAGGGCTGTGGCCGATGACGGTGGCCGAGCATCAGCTCAGCTTACGGGTGGCGTCAGGAATCGGAACTGGTGCTTATGGTCGTCGGAGGGCAGCGTAGACGGCATGGAAGGTGTCTACGTACCGCTGATCACTCCCTTTTCCGAGGATGGGGCGCCGGCTCTGGGCGTACTCGAGAAGTTGGCCGTCGAATGTCTGCACGCCGGCGCGACCGGGCTGGTGGCGCTGGGCACCACCGGCGAGCCGGCGTCGCTCAGCGACGCCGAGCGTGAAGCTGTCCTGGACGTGGTGGCGGGGGTGTGCCGCGATACCGGCGCGCCGTTGCTGGTCGGCGCGAACACGCCCGGCCGGTTGGCTGCCGTGCCGACCGGCGCGGCGGCGGCGCTGACGCTGGTGCCGCCGTTCCTGCGGCCCGGCGAGGACGGCGTGGTGGCGTACTTCGAGGCCCTCGCCGCGGTGAGCCCGGTGCCGCTGGTGGTGTATCACGTGCCGTACCGCACCGGGCAGCCGCTGACCGCGGCCACGCTGCGCCGGCTCGCCGCGATCGAGCAGGTGATCGGTGTCAAGTACGCGACCGGCGCGGTCGACGCTGAGGCGGTGGCGCTGCTGGCCGATCCGCCGCCTGGTTTCGCTGTGCTGTGCGGCGACGACACGATGCTGTCGCCGATGCTGGCGCTCGGCGCGAGCGGTGGCATCCTCGCCTCCGCGCACCTGCAGACTGCGGCGTTCGTGCAGCTGGTGGCGGCCTGGCGGGCCGGTGATGTCGCCCGGGCGCGGCCGTTGGGGCGGCGGCTGGCGCGGCTGTCCGCTGCGGTGTTCGCCGAGCCCAACCCCACGGTGGTCAAGGCGGCGCTGCACGCGGCGGGCCGCATACCGACCCCCGATGTACGCCTACCGCTGCTCCCCGCATCGACAGCCGCCGTTGACGAGGTTGCGCCGTACCTCTACGGTTCATTACTAGAGTAATGAACCAATGAAGGCGGGTCACGGATGTTCGACGACCGCAGCCCGATCTACCGGCAGATCGCCGAGCAGATCAAGGGCGACGTGCTCCGCGGCGTGCTCAAGGCCGACGAGCAGGTGATGTCCACGACGCAGTACGCGGCGTACTACCGGATCAACCCGGCCACCGCCGCCAAGGCGTTCCAGCAGCTCGTCGACGACGGCGTGATCTACAAGCGGCGCGGCGTCGGCATGTTCGTCGCCGAGGGCGCGCAGCAGCAGCTGCGCGCCCAGCGCCGTGAGCGGTTCTTCGCCGACGTGCTCGAGCCGATGATCGCCGAGGCCCGGGCGCTGGACATCGCGCTCGCCGACATCGTGACCCGCATCCAGCAGCTCGACGAACCGGGGGACGCCCGATGACGCTCTCGATCCAGACAGCCAACCTCCAGCTGCGCTACGGCGACACGCACGCGGTCGACGACGTCAGCCTCGACCTGCCCGGCGGCAAGATCTACGGGCTGCTCGGGCGCAACGGCGCCGGCAAGACCAGCCTGCTCGCCGCCCTCGCCGGGTTCCGCAAGCCGTTCGCCGGCACCGTCCACGTCGGCGGTGAGCCGGTCTTCGAGAACCTGCGCAACACCACCCGGATCTGCCTGATCCGCGAGGACGGCGGCGTCGGCGACCCCACCGACAACCTGGCCGACGTGCTGAGCATGGCCCGGATGCTGCGGCCCAGCTGGGACGACAAGTACGCCGACGAGCTGATGGACCGCTTCGCCCTGCCCCGCAAGAAGACGATCAGCGCGCTGTCACGGGGGCAGCGGTCCGCGTTCGGCGTCGTCGTCGGCCTGGCGTCGCGCGCCGAGCTGACCATGTTCGACGAGGCGCACCTGGGCATGGACGCCCCGACCCGGCAGCTGTTCCTCGACGAGGTGCTGCGCGAGTACGTGGCCCGGCACCGCACCTTCGTGATCTCCACCCACCTGATCGAGGAGCAGAGCCCGATCTTCGAGCGGGTGCTGATCCTGCACGAGGGCACCCTGCTACTGCACGAGGACCTCGACGAGCTGCGCGCCCGCGGGGTGTCGGTGACCGGGCCGGCCGGCATCGTCGACGACTTCGTCTTCGGCCTCACCGTGCTCGGCGAGGAACGGCTCGGCCCGACCAAACGCGCCATGATCTACGGCGCGCTCGGCGAGGACAGCCTGCGCGCCGCCCGCGCCCACGGCCTGGAACTCGGGCCGGTCGCCGTGCAGGACCTGTTCATCCACCTGACGGGAGGCGCCCGATGACCCGCTGGCCGATCGCCCGATACCTGCTCAGCACCCACTTCGTGTTCCTGATGTTCATCCTGCTCTGCTTCTATGCGGCGTGCGCGGTGATTCTCGGCGTCGCCGTCGTCCTGACCGACATCACGATCAGCACCGTCGACGCCGCGGCGCAGGTGTTGATCTGGATGGCGCTGGGCTACGGGGCCAGCGCGACGGGGGTGCTGTCCACGATGATGGTGCACGGCCGGACCCGCCGGGAGTTCCTCGTGCAGCACCCGTTCTTCCAGCTGGTCACCACCGGCACGGCGGCCGCCCTGATCACCGGCGCCTACGCGGCTGAGAACGCCGTGTACCGGGCCTTCGACTGGGGGCAGAAGGTGCAGGAGCACCGGATCTACGAGTCCACCAGCGACTATCCGGTGATCTTCGCGGTGTACTGGTGCATGCTGCTGACCTGGATGCTCGTCGGGGTGTTCGTCGGCGCCGCGTTCTACCGTTGGGAGGCCTCCGGCGCGCTGGCACTGCTGCCCGCGGCCGCCGTCGTGCTGATCAACGGGGGTGTCACCGGCTTCTTCAGCCTGCCGTTCAACCGGATCGAGGTCGACGGCGTGCTGCCGGTCGTCGGGATCACCGCGGTGCTGGTCGCCGTCACCGCGGCGATGCTGTGGGCCACCGTGCGCGACATCCCACTGAAGACCCGCGCCGCATAGAGTGCTGCCGTGACACGCGTACTGATCACCGGCGCCACCGGTTCCCTGGGCCGCCGCGTCCTGGCCCGCGCGGCGGCCGCCGGCCTGCAGCCGGTCGGCGCCTCGTTCCGGTCCGGGCCGGCGGACGTGCGGATGGACATCCGCGATCCGGGCGAGGTGCGGCGGGTGCTGGGCGAGGTGCGGCCCGAGGTGATCATTCACACCGCGGCGGGCCGCGACCGGGGCGATTGGCCGGCCACTGCGGACGGCGCGGCCCACGTCGCGGTCGCGGCCGCAGATCTCGGGGTACGCCTGGTGCACGTCTCCAGCGACGCGATCTTCTCCGGCCGCGCCGTGGACTACGACGAGCAGGCCCTGCCCGACCCGGTGTACGCGTACGGCGCGGCGAAAGCGGCCGCCGAGACCGCGGTGCGCGCTGTGCTGCCGTCGGCGGCTGTCGTGCGTACCTCGCTGATCCTCGGCGACGGCAACGGCGCCCACGAGATCCTCACCCACGACCTGATCGCCGGCAGGGTCCGGGGCGCCCTGTTCACCGACGAGATCCGCAAACCGGTGCACGTCGACGACCTGGCCGACGCGCTGCTCGAGCTCGCGGCCGGTGACTACCGCGGGGTGCTCAACGTCGCCGGAACGGATGCGATCAGCCGCTACGACCTGGGCGTTCTCGTCGCCCGCCGCGACGGCCTGGACCCGGCCGCGATCCCCGCGGCCAGCCTGGCGGCGCTCGGCCTGAGCCGGCCCGCCGACCTGCGGCTGAGCACCGAGCGGGCCGAGCAGGTGCTGACCGTGCGGCTGCGCGGCGCCCGTACGTTCCTAAAACCGGTTTTGTCTTCGGCGGGCGCTGTCGATACTGGGCCGCGTGACTGAGCTACGCACGATCCGCGTGACCGTACGCGGATCCTTCGACAACCTCACCGACGCCCAGAAGGCCGAGCTGATCGCCGCCGGTGACCAGCACGCCGACATCCTCGCGGTCGCCTACACCGAGGAAGGGCACCTGACCTACGACCTGAAGGCGCGGCCGTTCTTCACGTTCCGCTTCGCCGAGCAGGTCGCCGAGGAGAAGGACATCCCGCAGGTCACCGCCCGCGCCGAGGCGAAGGCCGCGGCCTGGATGACCGAGCGGGGGTACGGCTTCAAGCGCATCACCTCGCAGACGGTGGACATGTCGGAGGTGCCGCTGGGCCCGCGCGGACGCCGCCAGCAGTAAGCCGCCGTCAACCCGTAGTTGACGGTGTCATGCCGTCAACCTAGGGTTGACGGCATGACCGACATCGTGCCTCCCGTGCGCCTCGACGACCTCATCGCGGCGATCACCAGCCAGCGGCCCGACGACCCGCTGGAGCGGCTCACCCAGGCCGTCATCCTCGGCGACCACCTGGGTGAGCTCGCCGACCACCTGATCGGCCACTTCGTCGACCAGGCCCGCCGCTCCGGCGCGTCGTGGACCGACATCGGCCGGAGCATGGGGGTCACCAAGCAGGCCGCCCAGAAACGGTTCGTGCCGAAGGACCAGGGCTTCGAGCGGTTCTCCGACGACGCCCGCGCCACCGTGGTCTTCTCGATGAACCACGCCAAGACGCTCGGCCACACCGAGATCCTGCCCGGACACCTGATCCTCGGGCTGCTGGACCGCCCCGACAGCCTCGCCGCGCGGGCGATCACCGCCCACGGCCTGGAGGCCGACGCGGTCCGGGCCGCGGTCACCGCCGCGCTGCCGCCGCCGGCCGGCACCGACGTGCCGACCCTGGTGCCGTACGACGCGCGCAGCCGCAAAGCCCTCGAACTCACCTTCCGCGAGGCGCTGCGCCTGTCGCACGACGCCGTCGGCACCGGCCACCTGCTGCTCGCCCTGCTGGAGGAGGACCCGGACGGCGTGCTCAGCAGCCTCGGCCTCACCAAGGAGACCGTCGAGCAGACCGTGATCGCCGGCCCGCAGGAGAACCTGTCTTGAACCTGACGTCGCGTCACGCCCTACCGTCGGTCGCATGGACACCGATGCGAAGGTGTGGCGGGTCGGCGAGCTGGCCCGGGCGACCGGGGTGACCACCCGCGCCCTGCACCACTACGACCGGCTGGGCCTGCTCACCCCGTCGTCGCGGACGGCCGGCGGGCACCGCTGCTACACCGCCACCGACGTGCGCCGGCTGCACGTCGTGCTGGCGCTGCGCGGCTTCGGGCTGGGCCTCGCCGAGATCCGTCGCACCCTCGACGAGGACGCCGGCGACCCGCGCGCGGTGATGCGCCGCCAGCTGGACGCCGCCGACGAGCAGATCCGCCGCACGACGCGGCTGCGCTCCCGGCTGCTCGGTGTCCTCGGCGCGCTCGACCGGATGGCCGAGCCGTCGGTGGCCGAGTTCATCACACTGATCGAGGAGATGATCGCCGTGCAGGCACCGCTGACCGAAGAACAGTTCGCCGAGCTGGCCAGGCGGCGTACCGAGGCCGCCGCCGCCCTCAGCGACGAGGAACGCGCCGAGATGGCCCGCCACCGCCAGGAGGCGATGGCCGCCCTGACCCCGGAACAGCTCGCCGGCATGCAGGCCGAACGCGCCCGCTGGCGACCCGACCCCTCCCGCAAACCCGCCTGAGCGGCGGCCCGCCCACGCCGGCCGCCGGCCAGGCACCCTTCCCGGCCCGGGATACCGGCCTGAGCGGCGGCCCGCCGACCCCGGCCGCCGGCCACGCACCTCTCCCGGCCCGGGATACCGGCCTGAGTGGCGGCCGGGTCAGCCGAGCGGGAAGTCGGTCAGCGTGGTCCACGACGAGTCGGGGCGGCTGACCAGCAGGTGCACGGTGCTGACCCAGGCGTGGATCGGCAGGCGCTTCTCCACCTCGGCGGCCGCCGCGGTCAGCACCGGAAGCGGGTGGTCGTGCCCGATCGTCAGGTGCGGGACGACGTCGGTGAACTGGCCGCCGTACGGCTGGGCCCGCGGGAAACGGCCGGCGAGGCGGTGGGTCAGTTCCCGGAACGGCTCGTCTGGGGACGGCGACAGCCACACCACCCGCTCACCGAACCAGCAGACCCGGTCCAGGGTGAGGAAGAAGCGCGGTACCCCGGCGACCACGTGCCGGATGCCGGCCTGCACCTGGGCGGTCAGCTCGTTCGGTGGCAGGAACGGGAACAGGACGGTGACGTGCGCCGGGACACCGCGCGGGGCGCTGCGGTCCAGCCGCTGCCGCAGCTCGGCGACGGCCGGTTCGGCTTCCGGGACCAGCACGGCGAGGGCGCTCTGCGTCGGCTCCACTGCCGCAGACTAACCCTGACGAATGTCACGGTGCCGCCATGACGCCCGGCGCAGGCCGGCAACCGTGCACCGCGACACGATCAGGACATGACACTCACCGCTGCACCGACGACCGCGACGACGCTCGCGGTCGACCTGGACGGGGTGCGCAGGAGTTTCGGCACGGTCGCCGCGGTCGACGGGCTGAACCTGCGCATCCGTCCCGGGGAGGTGGTGGCCCTGCTCGGCCCCAACGGCGCCGGCAAGACCACCACGATCGACATGCTGCTGGGCCTGTCCCGGCCTGATCAGGGCACGGTCCGGGTGTACGGCCGCGCGCCGCAGGAGGCGGTCGCGCGGGGCCTGGTCTCGGCCGTGATGCAGACCGGCGGCCTGCTCAAGGACTACACGGTCGCCGAGACCGTACGCCTGACCGCCGTCCTGTTCGGCCGCCCGCGCACCACCGTGGACGAGATGCTGCGGCGGGCCGGGATCGCCGACATCGGCAACCGGCTGGTCGGCAAGTGTTCCGGCGGCCAGCAGCAGCGGCTGCGGTTCGCGATGGCCCTGCTGCCCGACCCGGAGCTGCTGATCCTGGACGAGCCGACGACCGGCATGGACGTCGGCGGCCGCCACGACTTCTGGTCGGCGATCCGCGAGGACGCGCGCGGCGGCCGTACCGTCGTGTTCGCCACCCACTACCTGGAGGAGGCCGACGCGTACGCGGACCGGGTGGTGTTCATGCGCCGCGGCCGGATCGTGGCCGACGGCACCGCCGCCGAGGTGAAGGCCCTCGCCTCCGGCCGCACTATACGCGCCACCCTGCCCGGCAGCGACGAGCACGACCTGGCCGGCATCGCCGGCGTGGAGAACGTCGAGGTCCGCGGCGACACCGTCTATCTGCACGGACGCGACACCGACGCGATCGCCCGGCACCTGCTCACCCGGACCTCCGCCCGGGACCTGGAGATCACCTCCCGCAACCTCGAAGACGCGTTCCTGACCCTGACAGGGGACGACGAATGACGACCGCAACCCTTCCGGTGGGCATGCTCGGACTGGAGCTGCGCCGCCTGGTGCGCAACAAACGCACCGTGATCTTCACGCTGATCATGCCGGCCGCGTTCTTCCTGCTGTTCGGCACCAGCTCCGGCTACCGCACCGAGCGGGTCGGCGACGGCAACGTCACCGGGTACGTGCTGATCAGCATGGCCGTCTACGGCGCGATGCTGGCCACCACCGGCGGCGGCGCGATGGTCTCCGTCGAGCGGGCCGCCGGCTGGAGCCGCCAGTTGCGGCTGACCCCGCTGAAACCGGCCGCGTACGTCGCCGTCAAAATCATCCTCGCGATGATCACCGGAGCGGTGTCGGTGGCCGTCGCGTTCGCCGTCGGCGCGGTCAGCGGCGCCGAACTGCCCGCCACCGCCTGGCTCGGCTGCGGCCTGCTGGCCTGGGCCTGCTCGCTGGTGTTCGCCGCGTTCGGCCTGTTCATGGGCTATCTGCTGCCCAGCGAGAACGTCATGCAGATCCTCGGGCCGGTCCTGGCGCTGCTGGCGTTCGCCGGTGGCCTGTTCGTCCCGGTCGACCAGCTCGGCGACACGTTCGCCACGATCGCCAAGTTCACCCCGGTGTACGGGGTCGGCGTGATCGCCCGCTACCCCCTGGTGCACGACGGCACCCTGTGGGTCGGGGTGATCAACGTCGTCGCGTGGACCGCCCTGTTCGCCGCGGGCGCGATGTGGCGCTTCCGCCGCGACACGGCCCGCGTCTAATAGGCACATGGCAGCAACAAGGAACCCGCCCCGCTGGGGCTGGGTGTTCGGCGCGGTCTGGCTCTTCTACCTCAGCGAGAGCCTGACCGCCCTGCTGCGTCACCCGTCCGGCTGGCAGCGCAGCGCCGGGCTGGCCGCGCTCGCCGGTTTCGTCGTGATCTACGTGCTGGTGCTCGGCCACCTGCGCCACGTCCGGTTCGGTCCACCGGCCGAGCGGTCCTCGCCGCTCATCTGGGCCGGGGTCGCCGCCATGCTGGTGCTGGGCGCGCTGCAGATCCCGGGCGCCGGCGCGCACGCGCTGACCTGCCTGGTCTACGTGGCGGCCACCGCGATGATGGGCCTGCCGCGCCGGCAGGGCGTCGTGGTGGCCGGGCTGCTGCTGGTCACGGCCGAGGTGTTGCTGCGGACCATGCCGGGCTGGCGGGCCGCCGGGCACGGCTACAGCCTGGCGATCGTGCTGGCCGCGGTGGCCACCGCCGGGATCCGGCTGGCCCTGGACCGGCAGCGCCGCCTCGTGCAGGCCCAGCACGAACTGGCCGAGCTCGCCGTCGCCGACGAGCGGGCCCGCATCGCCGCCGACCTGCACGACATCCTCGGCCACTCGCTGACCGTCGTCACCGTCAAGGCCGAACTCGCCCAGCGGCTGCTCGACGTCGACCTGGACCGGGCCCGCACCGAACTGCGCGACCTGGAGGGCCTGGCCCGCGACGCGCTCGCCGACGTGCGGGCCACCGCGCTGGGCATGCGCGGCATCTCCCTGCCCGGCGAGATCGCCGCCGCCCGCGAGGCCCTCGCGGCGGCGAACGTCGAGGCGGACCTGCCGGGCGCGGCCGACGAGGTGCCCACCCGCAACCGGGAGCTGTTCGCCTGGACGATCCGCGAGGCGGTCACCAACATCGTGCGGCACGCCGGCGCCGAGCACGCCGCGGTGCTGCTGCAACCGGACAGCGTCGAGATCGTCGACGACGGGCGCGGGGGAGCGGCCACCGGGAACGGGCAGGGCCTGGCCGGGCTGCGCCGCCGCGCCGACGAGGTCGGCGCCACCCTGACCGCCGGGCGCCGCGACGGCACCCCGGGATTCCGCGTACGCATGGAGGCGCCCTCGTGATCAGGTTGCTGCTCGCCGACGACCAGGCGCTGGTGCGCGGGGCGATGGCCGCCCTGCTGGACCTGGAGGCCGACCTGCGGGTGGTCGCCGAGGTCGGGCGCGGCGACGAGGTGGTCCCGGCCGCTCAGCAGCATGAGGTGGATGTGGCGCTGCTCGACGTACAGATGCCGGGTCTGGACGGGATCGCTGCGGCCCGGCTGCTGCGTGCGGCCCGGCCCCAGTGCCGGGTCTTGATGGTGACCACGTTCGGCCGGGCCGGTTATCTGCGGCAGGCGATGGCGGCGGGCGCCGACGGCTTCGTCGTGAAGGACACTCCCGCCCGGCAACTCGCCGACGCGGTCCGCCGGGTGCATCAGGGGCTGCGGGTCGTGGATCCGGCGCTGGCCGCGCAGAGCCTGGCCTTCGGCGACTCCCCGCTGACCGACCGCGAGACCGACGTGCTGCGCGCCGCCCAGGACGGCGGAACGGTCGCCGACATAGCCCGTGAGCTGGCACTTTCCGAAGGAACCATCCGTAACCATCTGTCCGCGGCGATCGGCAAGACCGGGGCACGTACCCGTGCCGAGGCGGTCCGGCTGGCCGTCGACAACGGGTGGTTACTGACGTAGGGGCACTTGAGGAAAAATTCTCAGTGCAACCGAGCGGCAACCGAGAGTGGCCGCTTCCTGCACCCGTTGCGGCGAAAAGTTCCCCCTGTCAGACGACACAGGGGGGATCTGAAGATGACCACGACCGTCCAGCCGAGCGCCGCCGTCACCCGTGAGCAGGAGGAGCTCATCCGCGACAACATGGCTCTGGTCGGCCACATGGTCCGCGAGATGCTGTTCAAGGTGCCGCCGCACGTGCACCGCGACGATCTCGCCTCGGCCGGGTACGCGGCGCTGGTCACCGCCGCCCAGGCCTACGACGACCAGCGGGGCATCCCGTTCGGCCGGTTCGCGGCGGTGCGGGTCCGCGGGGCGCTGCTCGACGAGCTGCGCAGCATGGACTGGGCCAGCCGTTCGGTGCGGGCCCGGGCCCGGCGCGCCGACGTCGCCCGTGAGGAGCTGACCCGCCAGCTCGGCCGTACCCCGACCGCTGAGGAGCTCGCCGAACTGCTCGGTGTCGCGGTCAGCGAGCTGAGCAGCGTCGACGACGACGTGCAGCGCGCCGCCGTGCTCTCGCTGCAGGGTTTCACCGCCGGCGCCGCCGAGGACCTGGTCACCGAGAACTCGATGAACCCCGAGGAGATGCTGCTGCACCGCGAGCGCCTCGGCTACCTGCACGACGCGGTCAACGTGCTGCCGGAGCGGCTGCGCTACGTCGTCGAGGCCTCCTTCCTGCAGGAACGCCCGCTGTCGGAGGTGGCCACGTCGCTGGGCGTGACCGAGTCGCGGGTGTCGCAGCTGCGCACCGA is part of the Actinoplanes sp. NBC_00393 genome and harbors:
- a CDS encoding ABC transporter permease translates to MTTATLPVGMLGLELRRLVRNKRTVIFTLIMPAAFFLLFGTSSGYRTERVGDGNVTGYVLISMAVYGAMLATTGGGAMVSVERAAGWSRQLRLTPLKPAAYVAVKIILAMITGAVSVAVAFAVGAVSGAELPATAWLGCGLLAWACSLVFAAFGLFMGYLLPSENVMQILGPVLALLAFAGGLFVPVDQLGDTFATIAKFTPVYGVGVIARYPLVHDGTLWVGVINVVAWTALFAAGAMWRFRRDTARV
- a CDS encoding sensor histidine kinase, whose protein sequence is MAATRNPPRWGWVFGAVWLFYLSESLTALLRHPSGWQRSAGLAALAGFVVIYVLVLGHLRHVRFGPPAERSSPLIWAGVAAMLVLGALQIPGAGAHALTCLVYVAATAMMGLPRRQGVVVAGLLLVTAEVLLRTMPGWRAAGHGYSLAIVLAAVATAGIRLALDRQRRLVQAQHELAELAVADERARIAADLHDILGHSLTVVTVKAELAQRLLDVDLDRARTELRDLEGLARDALADVRATALGMRGISLPGEIAAAREALAAANVEADLPGAADEVPTRNRELFAWTIREAVTNIVRHAGAEHAAVLLQPDSVEIVDDGRGGAATGNGQGLAGLRRRADEVGATLTAGRRDGTPGFRVRMEAPS
- a CDS encoding response regulator transcription factor, which codes for MIRLLLADDQALVRGAMAALLDLEADLRVVAEVGRGDEVVPAAQQHEVDVALLDVQMPGLDGIAAARLLRAARPQCRVLMVTTFGRAGYLRQAMAAGADGFVVKDTPARQLADAVRRVHQGLRVVDPALAAQSLAFGDSPLTDRETDVLRAAQDGGTVADIARELALSEGTIRNHLSAAIGKTGARTRAEAVRLAVDNGWLLT
- a CDS encoding sigma-70 family RNA polymerase sigma factor codes for the protein MTTTVQPSAAVTREQEELIRDNMALVGHMVREMLFKVPPHVHRDDLASAGYAALVTAAQAYDDQRGIPFGRFAAVRVRGALLDELRSMDWASRSVRARARRADVAREELTRQLGRTPTAEELAELLGVAVSELSSVDDDVQRAAVLSLQGFTAGAAEDLVTENSMNPEEMLLHRERLGYLHDAVNVLPERLRYVVEASFLQERPLSEVATSLGVTESRVSQLRTEALALLRDGLTTHMEQKGAPAAKDGCVARRRAAYAAQIAARSTMASRLGVTDVHGQRLAAAA